A region of Argentina anserina chromosome 5, drPotAnse1.1, whole genome shotgun sequence DNA encodes the following proteins:
- the LOC126794373 gene encoding putative calcium-binding protein CML19 yields the protein MQSNRGFERVLSYFDEDGDGKISPSELRNRLGMMGGELLPKEAEVAVGFLDSDGDGLLGLDDLVELMEGGEEEEKMKGLREAFEVYDVEGCGFITPKSLKRMLNKLGESKSIEECKVMINQFDLNGDGLISFEEFVVMMQ from the coding sequence ATGCAGAGTAACAGAGGATTCGAGCGTGTGCTCAGTTACTTTGATGAGGATGGAGATGGGAAGATTTCGCCATCGGAGCTGAGAAACCGGCTAGGTATGATGGGAGGAGAGCTGCTGCCAAAAGAGGCGGAAGTTGCGGTGGGGTTTTTGGACTCGGATGGGGATGGCTTGCTGGGTTTGGATGATCTTGTTGAGTTGATGGAAGGgggagaagaggaagagaaaatGAAGGGTTTAAGAGAGGCTTTTGAAGTGTATGACGTGGAGGGATGCGGGTTTATAACACCCAAGAGCTTGAAGAGAATGCTTAACAAGTTGGGTGAGTCCAAGTCTATAGAGGAATGCAAGGTGATGATCAAtcagtttgatttgaatgggGATGGCCTCATCAGCTTTGAAGAGTTCGTAGTAATGATGCAATGA
- the LOC126795343 gene encoding ribonuclease J has protein sequence MGGSRNQVNKAHKTRAKKKSPPLSSSSSSSLSLHFPLLQRFSFRPPCFEASQVVGRGDANRGLGGLSLYHSIYSPHLPAQMASLAALSPSALLSRPSFSPHRTLSCSLGSSAPPSTTGARGPGYKRSGRVEGPRKSMEDSVQRKMEQFYEGRDGPPIRVLPIGGLGEIGMNCMLVGNYDRYILIDAGIMFPDFDELGVQKIIPDTTFIRKWKHKIEAIVITHGHEDHIGALPWVIPALDPSTPIFASSFTMELIRKRLKENGIFVPSRLKMFKTKRRFMAGPFEIEPVRVTHSIPDCCGLVLRCADGTILHTGDWKIDESPLDGQGFDREGLEELSKEGVTLMMSDSTNVLSPGRTTSESSVADALLRHISAAQGRVITTQFASNIHRLGSVKAAADATGRKLVFVGMSLRTYLDAAWRDGKAPIDPSTLVKVEDIDSYAPKDLLIVTTGSQAEPRAALNLASFGSSHSVKLTKEDIILYSAKVIPGNESRVMKMLNRISDMGSTIVMGKNEGLHTSGHGYRGELEEVLRIVKPQHFLPIHGELLFLKEHELLGRSTGIHHTTVIKNGEMLGVSHLRNRRVLSNGFTMLGKENLQLKYSDGDKAFGTSSELCVDERLKIALDGIIVVSMEILRPQNVNGLAESSIKGKIRITTRCLWIDKGKLYDALYKAAHAALSSCPINCPLPHMERTVSEVLRKLVRKYSGKRPEVIAIAMENPTAVLADEVSTRLSGKSHVGYERSALRKVNDGNSNKSPSTKAQADEAKDNTEKDIEDDGVEVKTPLPVELSTSSSFNPENLSSDTEEPDDFWNSMVKLSAGSKVADNKNDMVLQDENLKKDIPESTETTTPSKPVKRNKWKPEEVKKFIEMRGKLHSRFQVVKGRMALWEEISRNLSAEGINRSPGQCKSLWASLVQKYEESKSGKRSRKSWPYYGEMDGALSDPEAMATK, from the exons ATGGGAGGTTCGCGGAACCAAGTGAACAAGGCTCACAAGACGCG cgcgaaaaaaaaatctccccctctttcttcttcttcttcttcttctctgtcTCTCCATTTCCCGCTCCTCCAGAGATTTTCATTCCGGCCCCCGTGTTTTGAAGCCTCTCAAGTAGTTGGGAGAGGTGATGCAAATAGGGGTTTAGGAGGTTTATCTCTGTACCACTCAATATACTCGCCTCATTTACCTGCTCAAATGGCCTCCCTCGCTGCTCTTTCCCCCTCCGCCCTCCTCTCCCGCCCCTCCTTCTCCCCACACCGCACCCTTTCCTGCTCCCTCGGCTCTTCCGCTCCTCCTTCCACCACCG GGGCGCGTGGGCCTGGTTATAAAAGGTCTGGCAGAGTGGAGGGGCCGCGGAAGAGCATGGAGGATTCTGTGCAGAGGAAGATGGAGCAGTTTTATGAGGGCAGGGATGGCCCGCCTATTCGTGTCTTGCCGATTGGTGGGCTGGGAGAGATTGGGATGAATTGCATGCTTGTTGGGAATTATGATCGATATATACTCATTGATGCCGGAATTATGTTTCCCGA CTTTGATGAACTTGGAGTCCAAAAGATAATACCGGATACCACATTTATCAGGAAATGGAAGCATAAAATTGAGGCCATTGTTATTACTCATGGCCATGAAGATCACATTGGTGCGTTGCCTTGG GTGATTCCAGCTTTAGATCCCAGTACGCCTATATTTGCATCCTCCTTCACCATGGAG CTCATTAGAAAACGTCTGAAGGAAAATGGGATTTTTGTTCCATCTAGACTCAAAATGTTTAAAACTAAAAGGAGATTTATGGCGGGGCCATTTGAAATTGAACCTGTCCGAGTGACACATTCTATTCCTGACTGTTGTGGATTGGTTCTTCGCTGTGCTGATGGAACAATTCTCCATACCGGGGACTGGAAG ATCGATGAGTCACCACTGGATGGTCAAGGTTTCGATCGTGAAGGTCTGGAAGAACTTTCAAAAGAAGGAGTAACATTG ATGATGAGCGACTCTACAAATGTTCTCTCGCCTGGAAGGACAACAAGTGAATCCTCTGTGGCAGATGCACTGTTGAGGCATATTTCAGCAGCTCAAGGGAGGGTTATTACTACCCAGTTTGCTTCAAACATACATCGACTTGGAAGTGTGAAAGCTGCTGCTGATGCTACTGGTAGAAAGTTG GTATTTGTTGGTATGTCTTTAAGGACATATCTTGATGCAGCTTGGAGGGATGGGAAGGCACCAATTGATCCATCAACCCTGGTGAAAGTGGAAGATATTGATTCCTATGCTCCAAAGGATCTGCTAATTGTCACTACTGGCTCTCAA GCAGAACCACGTGCAGCTCTAAATCTTGCATCGTTTGGAAGTAGTCACTCTGTCAAACTGACCAAGGAAGATATCATTTTATATTCTGCTAAG GTGATTCCGGGTAATGAATCTCGGGTAATGAAAATGTTAAACCGCATATCTGATATGGGCTCAACAATAGTGATGGGTAAGAACGAGGGGCTGCACACTTCTGGTCATGGTTACCGCGGGGAGCTG GAGGAAGTGCTTAGAATAGTGAAGCCGCAACACTTTTTGCCCATACATGGAGAACTCTTATTTCTCAAAGAGCATGAATTGCTCGGGAGATCAACTGGCATCCATCACACCACT GTGATAAAGAATGGGGAAATGCTTGGGGTTTCTCATTTGAGAAACAGAAGGGTACTTTCAAATGGTTTCACCATGCTTGGAAAGGAGAATCTGCAG TTGAAATATAGCGATGGTGATAAAGCATTTGGTACGTCAAGTGAGCTTTGTGTTGATGAGAGACTAAAGATTGCCTTagatggcataatagtggtcaG CATGGAAATTTTACGCCCCCAAAATGTAAATGGTCTGGCTGAAAGTAGCATAAAAGGAAAGATAAGAATTACTACCCGATGTCTGTGGATTGACAAAGGAAAGCTATATGATGCACTCTATAAAGCTGCCCATGCTGCACTGTCAAGCTGCCCCATTAATTGTCCTCTACCTCACATGGAAAGAACAGTGTCTGAGGTATTGAGGAAATTGGTAAGGAAATACAGTGGTAAAAGACCAGAAGTTATTGCTATTGCCATGGAAAACCCCACAGCAGTTCTTGCTGATGAGGTCAGTACAAGACTATCCGGAAAGTCCCATGTTGGTTATGAGAGGTCAGCGTTGCGAAAAGTAAATGATGGCAATTCAAATAAGAGTCCGTCAACTAAGGCACAAGCAGATGAAGCCAAGGACAATACAGAGAAAGATATTGaag ATGATGGTGTTGAAGTCAAAACACCACTGCCTGTGGAACTTTCTACAAGTTCAAGTTTCAATCCCGAAAATCTTTCTTCTGATACAGAGGAGCCAGATGATTTCTGGAATTCAATGGTAAAGTTATCAGCTGGTAGCAAGGTGGCAGATAATAAAAATGATATGGTTCTGCAAGACGAAAATCTAAAGAAAGATATTCCTGAGAGCACTGAAACAACAACTCCTTCAAAGCCCGTGAAACGGAACAAATGGAAGCCAGAGGAGGTTAAAAAGTTTATTGAAATGCGTGGGAAACTGCATAGCAGATTTCAAGTTGTGAAGGGGAGAATGGCGCTCTGGGAAGAAATATCTAGAAACTTGTCGGCTGAGGGGATCAATCGAAGCCCTGGGCAATGCAAATCTTTGTGGGCATCTTTGGTTCAGAAATACGAG GAAAGCAAGAGTGGAAAGAGGAGCCGAAAGAGTTGGCCATACTATGGGGAAATGGATGGAGCTTTGTCAGATCCAGAGGCAATGGCAACAAAGTGA
- the LOC126795344 gene encoding uncharacterized protein LOC126795344, with translation MEDSGAILCQISSLTAMLDQVNEELEANIQIMREIESEIVKCSEFENAKESDLTKTLYVSQFELIGLVFVTKDLRSSIDNLGRELDIMRLEQDETVKRIHENRERFMALCIEFQKDIDKGCGSVRLRAQLSERECLQNEMLMLDEKNKALKNSMMAFIEGILEDLNSGNSALQTEIQNINQENEKLLKDIDNIKTSLLSSFAYEDISGKIFVLICMIETINHLLRF, from the exons ATGGAGGATTCGGGAGCGATACTGTGCCAAATCTCATCCCTGACGGCCATGCTCGATCAG GTGAACGAAGAACTTGAGGCCAACATTCAGATAATGCGGGAGATCGAGTCGGAGATTGTGAAATGCTCCGAGTTCGAGAACGCGAAAGAATCTGATCTCACCAAGACGCTCTACGTGTCGCAGTTTGAGCTCATCGGACTCGTCTTCGTCACCA AGGATTTAAGAAGCTCGATAGATAATTTGGGGAGAGAATTGGATATCATGAGGTTAGAGCAGGATGAGACAGTTAAGAGAATCCATGAAAATCG GGAAAGGTTTATGGCATTGTGCATAGAGTTCCAGAAGGACATTGATAAGGGTTGTGGCAGTGTACGACTGAGGGCTCAGCTGTCTGAGAGAGAGTGCCTTCAAAATGAGATGCTTATGTTGGATGAGAAGAACAAAGCTTTGAAGAACTCGATGATGGCATTTATTGAGGGGATTCTTGAAGATCTTAATAGTGGCAACTCTG CTTTGCAGACTGAGATACAGAACATAAATCAGGAGAACGAGAAATTGCTGAAGGATATTGATAACATAAAAACTTCATTGCTCTCAAGTTTTGCATATGAAGATATCAGTGGTAAGATTTTTGTCCTGATATGCATGATTGAGACGATTAACCATCTCCTTAGATTTTGA
- the LOC126794470 gene encoding protein DGS1, mitochondrial, whose translation MEVGPASPTEANETKDLKALISFYSNYLWSRVLDFFPSSDYNFLYRIRARAAASRRRNRACLPLPLPANILESCRTASPEASRVLDVLHDILQNTFSNLHNVQKNLQFWESRAEGSKAQKVKFMVLERGPQAFVDGTIQLLSGYDGESSSVQNMYLSASAHISERIAVLTSLRSSLATFLAQFYMDIEKYGEELVDDPENSLRSLLGRINDLFFKLEASIGHLHAMRPSNSSVEGSYSLPLVFEKLPEINQDGSQWTDPEIRDSINLISQNLEKLESHITVMVDKHRKPRRVTQYWIRYTCGAVGLSVCTVWLIKHSRLSGSHDIDNWIRDAKDSTVSFWRDHVEQPLRSIRDELFETFRQRHRGMMELEEVKLTSNSLHRMLLAFSEQTKGQKFPENASDQEMLEIVMARYEKELEHPIHNLVNGELARALLIQVQKLKLDTETAMLELNQILRANEINFAILAALPAFFLSLILLMLVRAWFKQDTRAEGRGRVARLQRRLLVVEVEKRIMQYQTFIDQGMEKESLDMFGLLLYSLDRLYYAVKGHAKSTGEWQWLSQDIMDLAKPSLQTANKLRVTSRMERVYDCLLPALQRQ comes from the exons ATGGAGGTCGGTCCAGCTTCACCGACTGAGGCAAACGAAACCAAAGACCTCAAAGCCCTAATCTCCTTCTACTCCAACTACCTCTGGAGCCGAGTCCTTGATTTCTTCCCCTCTTCCGATTACAACTTCCTCTACAGGATTCGAGCTCGCGCCGCCGCGTCACGGCGGAGGAACCGTGCGTGTCTGCCGCTCCCTCTGCCTGCGAATATACTCGAGTCTTGCCGGACGGCGAGCCCGGAGGCGTCTAGAGTTTTGGATGTTCTTCATGACATTCTGCAGAACACCTTCTCCAATTTGCACAATGTCCAGAAGAACCTGCAGTTTTGGGAATCTAGGGCTGAG GGATCAAAAGCTCAGAAAGTTAAGTTTATGGTACTTGAGAGAGGTCCTCAGGCTTTTGTTGATGGTACAATTCAGCTATTAAGTGGATATGATGGTGAGAGTTCGTCTGTACAGAATATGTACCTGTCTGCATCGGCTCACATTTCTGAGAGGATAGCGGTATTGACTAGCTTAAGATCTTCTCTTGCCACTTTTTTGGCCCAGTTTTACATGGATATTGAAAAGTATGGAGAAGAGTTGGTGGATGATCCAGAGAATTCGTTGCGCTCCTTGTTAGGTAGAATTAATGACTTGTTCTTCAAATTAGAGGCGTCTATTGGCCATCTCCATGCAATGCGCCCGAGTAATTCGTCTGTTGAGGGAAGCTATTCACTTCCGCTCGTTTTTGAGAAATTGCCTGAGATAAATCAAGATGGGTCCCAGTGGACAGACCCTGAAATTAGGGATTCAATCAATTTGATATCTCAAAATTTGGAGAAACTGGAATCTCACATAACTGTTATGGTTGACAAACATCGGAAACCAAGGAGAGTAACTCAGTATTGGATTCGTTATACATGTGGTGCAGTTGGCCTCTCAGTTTGTACGGTGTGGCTCATAAAACATAGTCGTTTGTCAGGAAGTCATGACATAGATAATTGGATTCGGGATGCTAAGGATTCAACTGTCAGCTTCTGGCGTGATCATGTTGAGCAACCGCTGCGGTCTATTAGAGATGAGCTTTTTGAGACATTCAGGCAACGACACAGAGGAATGATGGAGCTTGAAGAAGTGAAACTAACCTCTAATTCTTTGCACAGAATGTTGCTGGCTTTCAGTGAGCAGACAAAAGGTCAAAAGTTCCCAGAGAATGCATCTGATCAGGAAATGCTTGAAATAGTTATGGCTAGGTATGAAAAGGAACTTGAACATCCTATTCATAACCTAGTCAATGGTGAGCTGGCTCGTGCTTTGCTGATCCAGGTTCAGAAGCTAAAACTCGATACTGAAACTGCCATGCTCGAACTGAACCAAATTCTGAGGGCAAATGAGATAAACTTTGCAATCCTAGCTGCATTACCAGCATTCTTTCTCTCCCTCATTCTGCTTATGCTAGTGCGTGCATGGTTCAAACAGGATACTAGAGCAGAAGGAAGGGGACGAGTTGCTCGCCTTCAGAGGAGGTTACTTGTTGTGGAAGTTGAGAAGAGGATAATGCAGTATCAAACTTTTATCGATCAAGGGATGGAGAAGGAATCGCTAGACATGTTCGGATTGTTGTTGTATAGTCTGGATCGCCTATATTATGCTGTCAAGGGGCACGCAAAATCAACTGGGGAATGGCAGTGGTTGTCTCAGGATATAATGGACCTGGCAAAGCCCAGCCTTCAAACTGCAAACAAACTCAGAGTGACCTCGCGGATGGAACGGGTTTATGATTGTTTACTTCCTGCATTGCAGCGCCAGTAG
- the LOC126794658 gene encoding cycloeucalenol cycloisomerase, protein MSTQSLQIPNSNMGGKRNSSSSSLSSPSLWLASNPSKRWGELFFLFYTPFWLTLCLGIVVPFKLYESFTEWEYLLIGLVSAVPSFLLPMLFVGEADRSLCFKDRYWVKASVWIILFSYVGNYFWTHYFFTVLGASYTFPSWKMNNIPHTTFLLTHVCFLFYHVGSNMTLRRLRHAIADMPKQVQLIFEASWILAFSYFIAYLETVAISNFPYYEFVEREVMYKVGCLFYAIYFIVSFPMFLRIDEKPGDAWDLPRAAIDALGAAMLVTIILDLWRIFLGPIVPIPESKQCIQPGLPWFPGHENST, encoded by the exons atgtcAACCCAATCACTTCAGATTCCGAATTCCAATATGGGCG GTAAAagaaattcttcttcttcatctttatCTTCTCCAAGTCTATGGCTGGCTTCGAATCCAAGCAAGCGATGGGGGGAGCTCTTCTTCCTGTTTTACACTCCCTTCTGGCTCACTCTCTGCCTCGGAATCGTCGTCCCTTTCAAGCTCTACGAG AGCTTTACGGAATGGGAGTACTTGCTTATTGGATTGGTCTCGGCTGTTCCTTCTTTTTTGTTACCCATGTTATTTGTTGGAGAG GCAGATAGAAGCTTGTGTTTCAAGGATCGTTATTGGGTCAAG GCCAGTGTGTGGATAATACTTTTTAGCTATGTTGGGAATTACTTTTGGACCCACTATTTCTTCACGGTTTTAGGAGCTTCATATACTTTTCCATCATGGAAGATGAACAAT ATACCCCATACTACATTCCTTCTCACACATGTTTGCTTCCtattttatcatgttggatCAAACATGACGCTTCGCAGACTACGCCATGCTATTGCTGACATGCCAAAACAAGTCCAATTGATTTTCGAGGCCTCATGGATATTGGCCTTTTCTTATTTCATAGCATACCTGGAGACTGTAGCTATTTCCAAC TTCCCTTATTATGAATTTGTCGAACGGGAGGTTATGTACAAAGTTGGGTGCTTGTTTTATGCCATCTACTTCATTGTTAGCTTTCCCATGTTTCTGAG GATTGACGAAAAACCCGGTGATGCATGGGACTTGCCAAGAGCCGCCATTGATGCTCTGGGTGCCGCGATGCTGGTAACGATCATACTCGATCTCTGGCGCATATTTCTGGGACCTATTGTCCCGATTCCAGAATCAAAACAGTGCATTCAACCTGGTCTACCATGGTTCCCGGGGCATGAAAACTCGACTTAA
- the LOC126794873 gene encoding protein ROOT INITIATION DEFECTIVE 3-like has product MGCNGGEAVAVCSDKSMGIGITIWDIDTGDRLLHIPSCASPPRGLLCLRNQFIFASQIHRPGSVGGGVISMWPLNKPQQPLWSYPLEAIVSIACTKDGVYFAGGAPSGNAYVWEVNSGKMLKTWPAHCNSVNCMLFSDDGSLLISGTDNGMISVWSLISLLDVEDYQSFPSLLNYSMDHKSSITGLSATSGSSRLILVSSSLDGSCKVRDIGLGTLLQTQIYPTAITALVLNPTEQLFYSGSIDGRIFVNQLEIGLVENDPLFPSEDQAVVLKGHKGSITAMTFCQSGLVSASEDCTICIWDANTGTIIRRFNHQKGAVTNLAVIPRSSLLPGSSQRRGLGLSLLEKYPQPANLFRQDTRITLASPCQVLNENQTAINFQTTHSCQHMYDMEKKYTPASMEIKLEQSLAERTWATTMANHVMDMNRHLQSQLLDLMQSRFLLSKSTEMDSPPTKKRKISMSESPQLQEVEHP; this is encoded by the exons atgggttGTAATGGGGGTGAGGCGGTGGCTGTGTGCAGTGACAAGAGCATGGGAATAGGGATAACAATATGGGACATAGACACAGGAGATCGTCTTCTTCACATACCCTCCTGTGCTTCTCCTCCTAGGGGTCTTTTGTGCTTGAGGAACCAGTTCATTTTTGCTTCTCAGATTCACAGGCCTGGCTCTGTTGGCGGCGGTGTCATCTCCATGTGGCCCTTGAACAAG CCTCAACAGCCTCTTTGGAGCTACCCCTTGGAGGCCATTGTATCAATTGCATGCACAAAGGATGGTGTATATTTTGCCGGTGGTGCTCCATCTGGAAATGCATATGTTTGGGAG GTCAATAGTGGAAAAATGCTCAAAACTTGGCCTGCACATTGTAATTCTGTGAACTGCATGCTGTTTTCTGATGATGGTTCTCTTCTCATTTCTGGTACAGACAATGGCATGATCAGTGTGTGGTCTTTGATTAG TTTGCTAGATGTGGAAGATTACCAAAGCTTTCCCTCATTACTAAATTATTCAATGGATCACAAATCCTCTATAACTGGCCTGTCTGCCACATCAGGGAGCTCAAGATTGATCCTGGTATCAAGCTCACTTGATGGCTCATGCAAG GTTCGGGATATAGGCTTGGGAACACTTCTGCAAACTCAAATTTATCCAACAGCAATAACGGCACTTGTTCTTAACCCAACAGAGCAGCTCTTTTATTCTGGGAGTATAGATGGAAGAATTTTCGTGAACCAACTTGAAATTGGACTGGTGGAAAATGACCCTTTGTTTCCTTCTGAAGATCAAGCAGTTGTGCTAAAAGGACACAA AGGATCTATTACTGCAATGACCTTCTGCCAATCTGGTCTAGTATCTGCATCTGAGGATTGCACCATCTGCATCTGGGATGCCAACACTGGAACAATCATTCGTAGATTCAACCATCAGAAAG GGGCTGTAACTAATCTGGCAGTGATCCCACGGTCCTCACTGCTTCCAGGATCAAGCCAACGGAGGGGATTAGGTCTTTCGTTACTTGAAAAGTATCCTCAGCCTGCCAATTTATTCAGGCAAGACACTCGTATCACTCTTGCTTCTCCATGCCAAGTCCTGAACGAGAACCAGACAGCAATCAATTTCCAAACCACACATTCATGCCAACACATGTATGACATGGAG AAAAAATACACTCCTGCATCAATGGAAATAAAATTGGAACAAAGTTTAGCTGAGCGGACGTGGGCAACAACAATGGCAAACCATGTAATGGACATGAATAGGCACCTTCAGTCGCAGTTGTTAGATTTGATGCAGAGCAGGTTTTTATTGTCCAAGTCTACTGAAATGGATTCACCTCcaacaaaaaagagaaagattTCCATGTCCGAAAGTCCACAATTACAGGAGGTGGAGCATCCCTGA
- the LOC126795345 gene encoding uncharacterized protein LOC126795345 gives MAMKIGSKALLISGVGYTGSVLSRNGKLSDVLSELRALLNGEQEGGGSDKIASQMYNQLLEEIRSARQTVVLNPNGGAGQGNLTSIVALGAVGYGYMWWKGLKLSDLMYVTKRNMASAVTSMTKSLDTVKEALVNTKKHLTQRIQNLDDKVLEQIEISNTIKDDVAGVQDSLTDLDSNINQLKSLLNGLDGKLCSLEEKADLTYMGVAYLCDVMPGDLQKQLKLSDIAPVGRLRSQPVPSITMGLKFLLPDNVAKLEDVPKNLLRSSSTELTVAV, from the coding sequence ATGGCTATGAAAATAGGAAGCAAGGCCCTCCTCATATCTGGAGTAGGTTACACTGGCTCCGTTCTCTCCCGGAACGGCAAACTATCCGATGTGCTCTCCGAACTTCGGGCTTTGTTGAATGGTGAGCAAGAAGGTGGTGGTTCTGATAAGATTGCATCGCAGATGTATAACCAATTACTGGAGGAGATTCGCTCTGCACGGCAAACAGTTGTACTGAATCCAAATGGGGGTGCCGGCCAAGGTAACCTAACATCTATTGTAGCCCTGGGGGCTGTTGGTTACGGTTACATGTGGTGGAAGGGTCTTAAATTATCGGATCTCATGTATGTGACAAAGCGTAATATGGCTTCTGCTGTTACAAGCATGACAAAAAGTCTGGATACTGTAAAAGAAGCTCTTGTGAATACAAAGAAGCACTTGACGCAGAGAATCCAGAATTTGGATGATAAAGTGCTGGAACAGATCGAAATCTCGAATACGATTAAGGATGATGTTGCTGGGGTTCAGGATTCTCTGACTGATCTGGATTCTAACATAAATCAACTGAAGAGCTTGCTTAATGGTTTGGATGGGAAGTTATGTTCTCTTGAAGAAAAGGCGGATTTGACGTACATGGGTGTTGCTTACCTCTGTGACGTTATGCCCGGAGATCTGCAGAAGCAACTAAAACTTAGTGATATTGCACCGGTTGGTAGACTGCGCTCACAACCTGTACCAAGCATAACGATGGGGCTTAAATTTCTATTGCCAGATAATGTTGCCAAGTTGGAAGATGTTCCAAAGAATTTGCTCAGATCGTCGTCAACCGAGTTGACGGTAGCAGTCTAA
- the LOC126795346 gene encoding CBS domain-containing protein CBSX1, chloroplastic-like, with the protein MASMFIPNPSLFSNIMGSPVSQLSCRPRLYIPNWRPISVSIAVYGNLVQQKAKTGVVTVGDVMTRKENLHVVSPTTTVNEVIELLMEKEITSFPVIDNNNWKLVGVVTDYDLLALATISCESGMFPQVNSCWETFKDVKQLLSKTNGQVVGDVMTSTPIVVRETMKHEDVAGLLLDTKYRRLPVVDDSGKLVGIITRGNIIRAALQKNMAARSAS; encoded by the coding sequence ATGGCCTCGATGTTCATTCCAAATCCTTCACTTTTCTCTAACATTATGGGTTCTCCGGTGAGTCAGCTGTCGTGTCGTCCACGTTTATATATTCCTAATTGGAGGCCAATTTCGGTGTCTATTGCCGTGTATGGTAATTTGGTGCAACAAAAGGCCAAAACTGGAGTTGTTACAGTCGGTGATGTTATGACGAGAAAAGAGAATTTACATGTGGTGAGTCCAACAACAACCGTAAATGAAGTTATAGAGCTTCTTATGGAAAAAGAAATCACTAGTTTTCCGGTGATCGACAACAATAATTGGAAGTTGGTCGGTGTCGTTACAGATTATGACTTATTGGCATTGGCCACAATATCATGTGAGAGCGGTATGTTTCCTCAAGTTAACAGCTGTTGGGAAACTTTTAAGGATGTAAAACAATTGTTGAGTAAAACCAATGGCCAAGTAGTGGGGGATGTGATGACATCGACTCCTATTGTTGTTCGTGAAACCATGAAGCATGAGGACGTTGCTGGGTTATTGCTTGACACAAAGTATCGCCGGCTTCCGGTCGTAGACGACAGCGGTAAACTGGTTGGAATCATCACAAGAGGGAACATCATTAGAGCTGCCCTTCAGAAAAATATGGCTGCTAGGAGTGCTAGCTAA